A segment of the Robbsia sp. KACC 23696 genome:
CGCGTGAAGACAGCGTCGGAGCGATCGCAGGACAAGGTCGGGCAAGATTGGTGCATGCGCCGGAAATCAGGCATCGAGCCAGGGAAGTTCCGTGCTGGGTTTCCGGATATCCGGATTCTGTTCGAACATCCGCTGCCATACGCGACGGGTGACGACTTCCGCCTCGCGCAGCAGCGCCGGTTCGTCCAGCGTCAAGACCATGCGATCGCGCATCACGAAGGCGCCATCGACGATGACGGAGTGCACGACGCCGGGATGGCCGTAATGGACCAGGTTCGATTGCAGGCGGATCAACGGCCGCATCGCGACCGTGTTCAGATCGATCAGGGTCAGGTCGGCCTTTTTGCCGACTTCGATCGAACCGATCTCGTGCGCCGCGCCCACCGAGCGCGCGCCGGCCAGCGTGGCCGCTTCGATGATATCGTCGGGCGTCGGCGTCACGCCGCCCTCCGCTTCCGGGCCCCCCTCGCGGCCGCGCCCGGTGCGCCAGGCAATCGAGCCGAACGCCATCGCCGCGAACATGTCTTCGCTCATATTGTCGGTACCGAAGGCGACGCTGACGCCCGCTTCCCGAATCGGGCCCAATAACGCCTTGTGCATGCCGCGTCGCGAGATACTGGCCGGCGTGTGCGCCATCTGTACGCCGTGCTCTGCCAATAAAGCGATGTCGGCCCGAGTGCAGAACGTCCAGTGGGCGGCGATCAAATCCGCGCCGAGAAAGCCTTCACGCGCCAGATATTCGGTGGACGTCAGCCCATGGCGCGCGTGCATCGAGGCCACTTCGAGCGGGCTTTGCGAGAGATGGATCGTGCGCGTGAGCCCGTGCTTGTCCGCCAGCGCCTTCAAGCGATGCAGCATCGCCGGAGAACAATTGTCGGGCGCATGGGCCGCCACCTGGCACCGCACGCGATCGCCATGGCTGCCGTGGTATTGCGCAATCAAGGCCTCGGCGCGTTCGAAGAATCGTGCACCGAATTCGGTATCGACGCTGTAGTCGCCATGTCGGATGCGCCGGGTATCGATATCGGCGCACGCTTCCGACACCCAGACGCGCAGGCCGGTTGCCGCCATCGCATCGACATAGCCGGAAACGAAGCGGAAGGGATCGACCAGTGTCGTCGTGCCGCTGCGGATGGCTTCGAGGCAGCCCAACTGCACGATGACCGCGCGTTCTTCAGGCGTCATCGCGTACGAGATCGGCGTCATGTAGCGATAGATGGCATCGCCGGACCAGTCTTCCACGGTACCGCGCAACGCCATCAGCACGGTGTGCGTATGCGCATTGACGAAGCCGGGCATCACCGCCAAACCACGCGCCTCGAATATCGGCAGATGCGCATACTGCTGCGCCATCGCATCCGCCCCGCCGATGCCGACGATACGATTGCCCTCGATGGCGATCGACGTGTGGTCGCTGATCGTGCGCGCGGCATCACCGGCGAGGAGCACGGCATCGTGGATCAAAAGATTCATCTATCACTCGTCAGGTCGGTTCCGGGCCAGCCCTCCGAAAATACCAAGATCCTCCCATACGGTAAAATAGACCAAAATTACCGATCCATAGCGCAAGGGCATGGGTCGGCAAGCGCGCACGCGGGCGCGACCCCGCACGACGGCCGGCGCGTCCGATCCTGCCGAGCGCCCAGCGACCGCCTGCCCCCCGTCTACTTCCCCTGCCCGCCGATATCGCTGCCCAGCCGTTTCAAGGTCTTGCCGAGTTGATAGCCAAAGCCATAGACGCCCTCCTGACGTGGGGCCTGCGCCGGCTTCACCGGTGCGGCGGCGCTCGGCGTCGCCGCACGATGCGCGGCTGACGGGGCGCTCGATCGCGCGCTTTCCGCTTGCTTCGCGGCTTGCCTCGCGCGGCGTTTCTCCGCCCGATGCGCACGCGGCGTGTCGGCGCGATGACGCGGATGCACGACGGCGGCGACGGCCGCCGCTGCCAGCGCGGCCTGGGTGGCCGACGGTGTAGAGGATGCGGGCGCTGCCTCGCTGCGCGCCTCGCGCTGCGCGAGCTTGCCGTTCGGCTGCGGCGGCGACAAGGTCGTCTGCGCGGCCCCGCCATCGGCGGGAAACACCAGGCCCAGCGCGGCCGGCGTCACCGGCCCCGTCTTCATGCGCTGGCCACTCGGCCGCGGCGGCTGCAGCGAGATCGCCTGCGCCTTCACGTCCTCGGACAGGCCGGGAAATGGATCGATGCCGGTAATCCGCTGGAGCATCGCAATCGACACCACGGCGTACGCATCGCCGTCGCGGTTCGCCGTCAGATAGGCGGCGGCGCCGCGCTTGGGATCGTAAATAGCCTTCCACAGATAACTCGGCACGGCGACACGGGAATGCACCCAGGTCGGCGTCCCGATAAAGGCCGGCCCGCTGACGACATACAACTCGCCGCTGGATTTGGCCATCGCCCGCGTGCTGATTTCGATCCCCTGCCACAAGTGCCGATTATTCTCCGCGTCCTGCGGCACCATATTTGCCAGCGAGAAACTCTCCTCCTGCGCCGCGGCATCGGGCATATCGGCGCTCGGCGACATATGACCGCGATCGAAACCGGCGCCACGATAATCGGCCAACTCGGCGCGATCGTCGGCGACGACCGCCATCTCGGTATGAAAGGCATCGTGGCGCTTCTGCGCCTGGGACGCGGCCACGCTGTCACGCGTCAATCGCTCGGCAGACCACAAAGGGGTACGCGTGATCCCGGATGCCATCGTCGAATAGAAGCGGAAACACAGCATGTGCGAACGCGACACCTGCTCCATGCGCAACACATCGGGCGCCTGTCCGGCCACGAAGAATGCGGGACAGGCGCTTGGCGCGGCCCGGGCGGCCGGCACGTAAGCGGCCAACACCACCAGCGCGCCGAAGCATGCGGCAACAAACGAGGGAAATCGGGACAGGCGACGCATCCCATCGCCGCGCGAAAAGCGGCGGGAGGCAATCGAGGACAGGGAGGGAACAGACAGCAATGCAGTGATCAACGGGGTTTCATCCGAGGCGAAAAACAGCGGCATTATGCCAGCCTTGGCCTACCCCGCCCGGTATTCCCGCCGCGCACGTGGCGAATCGTGCGTCCGAAACCCAGACATCGGCGTGTCTCGCAGACGCGCCGATGTGCCATTACGCTGACGCGTCCGGCTCAGATCAATTCAGCGAAACCCGCCGCTTCCATCGGCTTGCCTAACAGGAAGCCTTGGAGCAGATCGCAGCCCAGACGCGTCAGCA
Coding sequences within it:
- a CDS encoding amidohydrolase family protein, whose translation is MNLLIHDAVLLAGDAARTISDHTSIAIEGNRIVGIGGADAMAQQYAHLPIFEARGLAVMPGFVNAHTHTVLMALRGTVEDWSGDAIYRYMTPISYAMTPEERAVIVQLGCLEAIRSGTTTLVDPFRFVSGYVDAMAATGLRVWVSEACADIDTRRIRHGDYSVDTEFGARFFERAEALIAQYHGSHGDRVRCQVAAHAPDNCSPAMLHRLKALADKHGLTRTIHLSQSPLEVASMHARHGLTSTEYLAREGFLGADLIAAHWTFCTRADIALLAEHGVQMAHTPASISRRGMHKALLGPIREAGVSVAFGTDNMSEDMFAAMAFGSIAWRTGRGREGGPEAEGGVTPTPDDIIEAATLAGARSVGAAHEIGSIEVGKKADLTLIDLNTVAMRPLIRLQSNLVHYGHPGVVHSVIVDGAFVMRDRMVLTLDEPALLREAEVVTRRVWQRMFEQNPDIRKPSTELPWLDA
- a CDS encoding DNA/RNA non-specific endonuclease; its protein translation is MPLFFASDETPLITALLSVPSLSSIASRRFSRGDGMRRLSRFPSFVAACFGALVVLAAYVPAARAAPSACPAFFVAGQAPDVLRMEQVSRSHMLCFRFYSTMASGITRTPLWSAERLTRDSVAASQAQKRHDAFHTEMAVVADDRAELADYRGAGFDRGHMSPSADMPDAAAQEESFSLANMVPQDAENNRHLWQGIEISTRAMAKSSGELYVVSGPAFIGTPTWVHSRVAVPSYLWKAIYDPKRGAAAYLTANRDGDAYAVVSIAMLQRITGIDPFPGLSEDVKAQAISLQPPRPSGQRMKTGPVTPAALGLVFPADGGAAQTTLSPPQPNGKLAQREARSEAAPASSTPSATQAALAAAAVAAVVHPRHRADTPRAHRAEKRRARQAAKQAESARSSAPSAAHRAATPSAAAPVKPAQAPRQEGVYGFGYQLGKTLKRLGSDIGGQGK